The nucleotide sequence GACGGGGCTTGGCAGGGCGGCTTATACAGAGCAGAGAGCTTCGTACTTCCAACTCCACTGCTCTCTATAGACCACCATCTCCTTTAGATCTGCCCAGTGAAACCTGACTGGCTGAAGTCTTAGAAAGACCCATCCTATCAGTCTTCCTTCCTTGTGGTCCCAACTGCTAAAACACCAGATGAAAGTCATCATCAAATCCCAAATCTTGATTTTCAATCAGGCGAGTTATTCCTGAGTTGGAACAAAAGCCAACACATACTGCTTCGCTGTAGGAACCAGGAAAGGACTATTGAGGATGATTTGAAAGACTTTAAAAGGGTTAGGTATGTATGTGTTCTGGGAGATTACCTGCAGTGCCCGCTGCTCTCTGCTCAGCTTGCTGGAGTCGGCGTACAGCTCGGTGGTGACACACTTGATGCGGTCACCAACGTAGCCAGAGGAGTTAGCGATGCGCTTGGCCAGGCTGGACCTCCTGGCCCTGGGGCAGCCTTGGTCGTCGTACTCCTCACCCTCGTGGGACTCTGTGTCCGTGTGCATGTCCTTGTCCAGGTCCGAGTAGTGGTCCATGGTCCTTTCATTcctaaacccagattcgttcaAGGTGCGTTCCCTAGGAGAGTGGTCTGCGGAGGTGCGGTCCTCGCAAGAGCGGACCCTACATGTACGATCCACACGTGTACGGTCCCAAGAGCTGCGGTCCTTAAAAGTACAGTCCTCATGCGTATGGTCCCAGAAACTGCGGTCCCCAGAACTACGGTCCACAGAGGTGGGATCCTCAAAGGTACAGTCCCTGCTCTTAAGGCCCTCTAAAGATTGGTCTCTACGGTCCCAAGAGGTGCGGTCTCCAGAAGTCCTTGCGCAGCGAAGGGTCTGCTCTTCTGGCAGGTCAGAGATGGGGCTGCTCTCTGCAGGGCTGGGGCTGTCCTCCCCATGTCTGGGAAAAGGGCAGGGGGAGAGGGCTGGGGGCTCAGGACGGAGGGAGGAAGGGTGGAAGCCCAGCCACAGCTGGCTGCGTTGCTGCTGCTCTGCCTGCCTGTGGGCCTGGCCTGGCCTGAGTTCAACAGCCTGGCCGGTACGGAGCATGTGCTGaagctctgcctctctcccctcgtTTCTCCCGATACTCCCACTACCCACTGGTTTGGAAGGGTCTCCTCTCTTAGMGCATGGAGAGACAGCTTTAGTCAGGGGAGAGTCGCTGTCCCCATCGTCTTGGATTAAGTCGATACAGACTATCTCCTCTCTAGCTCCCGTCAGGGGATTGTGGTTGAGGCTCTTTGAGCCCAGGCCTGTGGACCTSTcggtctctctgtcccccctgcGGGTGTGTTTAGTGTCTGGGGCCTGGGTCTGGCTCTTGTAGGCCGGGGCAGAGTCCTCGTGGTGCTGCCAAATCTTCTCCTTGGGCCTGGACCTGAGCTCCTGCAGCCGCTCGCTGGTCTTGAGGTCCAGGCCTGTGTGGGGGGAGGACATGAGGGGGTGGACCATCTCCTGGGAGTCATGGAAGGTCAGGTAGTCCCCGTGGCTGGGGGGGATGCCGTACGGGAGGCCGTGCTTGGGGGGCAGGCGGGGTGGGTACAAGCTGCTGCTGCCCAGCAGAACAGGGTGGGGGTACACTGGGCCTTTGCCTGGCATGGGCATGTGGGGCAGGGACATGCTCTCCTGGACCGAGTAGGGCAGGTATCTGTTAGCGTAGGCTAGGCTAGGGGGCAGATAGCCGTCACTCTGGGGGAGGTAGAGGTGGCTGGGGGGGTGGCCGGACGGATGGCCGTTGTCTAAGTGGGGCGGCTGCTGGGGTTTGAAGGGCATCTCCTGAGCCTCTGGTTTCTTGAGGGGTTTCAATGGCTTCCCAGAAGAGGGATGGCTGCCCACTCTGTTGGAAGAAGGGGCTGTCTCAGAGTAGTTGGGGGAGGATCTTGGCCAATCACCGTTGACCttgggagagggggaggcagaggaCGGTCGGCTCCCAGAAGGGGCTACCACAGCTGGGGCATGGCTGGGGACGACAGCCCCATCGACCTCACCTATCCTGGGACAGGAAGAGCTTCGCTGCTGCGGCGAAGACAAGTTCTCCAGGTTTTTATGTTTGATGACGGAGGGGTCTTTGTTGTGGTTGGCGTCTGAGCTGGAGCTGTCGTGGACCGGGGTCGGGCTGGGCACCACCCAGGAGGAGCGTAAAGTGCTAATGATCTCAGGCCYCTCAGGGGTTTTGGAGGAAGCCCCTGACGGGGAGAGGGTCTCTTTGAGGAGTTCCCGGCTGGGGGGTAAGCCGTATCGAGCCGCGGGCGAGTAGCCCAGCTTAGCCAAGGCCTCTAGTTTTGGGGGGAATCCGTTGGGGGAGCCTTCCAACTCCAGGATTCTGGCTGACAGATCCAGAGGCTTGTCCGCAGGGTCTTTGGCAGGAGCCTGTAGTACTGCTGGTCTATCAGAGGACAAAGTCTTTAAAGGGGACTGGCTCCGCTTCCTTTCCCCATTCCTCTCCACATTCCTGTGCTCTGAGCTGCTGCCCAGCTCTTTGGGTTTGGCTTTGTGGGTGTTGCTGCCGGACAGCACCGGGGAGCGGTGCTCAGAGGCTATGCTGCTCATGTAGAAAGGATGGGACACCGACGGGGAggaagaggtggtggtggtggtggagcagGGGGGGCTTCTGAACAGTGACTTCTGGATGTCCAAAGTGCTGTTGtctatgagaggagaggggggagggactgAGGTCTGGGGAGGGTGTGGGGCTGTGCGTGGGGACTGCATTATAAGTGCTTGGGTGGAGTCCACTGGTAGGCTGCTGCTAATGCCAGTCCCAGCACTGCTACTACTGGTAATACTGCTACTGTTGTGAATGATGGTGCTGCCAGAGCTCTTACTAGAGGAAGTCCGGCTGgacttactactgctgctgttgttgtgctGCCTGTCACWATGGGACTGGGGTTGGGACTGGGGCTGCCTGTCACTATGGGACTGGGGTTGGGACTGGGGCTGCCTGTCACTATGGGACTGGGATTGGGACTGGGGCTGCCTGTCACTATGGGACTGGGGCTGCTGTCACTGGTGTGATTGGTGATGGGGTTGGGACTGGGGCTGCCTGTCACTATGTGACTGGTGATGGGGTTGGAACTGGGGCTGCCTGTCACTATGTGACTGGTGATGGGTTGGGACTGGGGCTGCCTGTCACTATGTGACTGGTGATGGGGTTGGGACTGGGCTGCCTGTCACTATGTGACTGGTGATGGGGTTGGGACTGGGGCTGCTGTCCTATTGTGACTGTGATGGGGTTGGGACTGGGGCTGCCTGTCACTATGTGACTGGTGATGGGGTTGGGACTGGGGCTGCCTGTCACTATGTGACTGGTGATGGGGTTGGGACTGCTGGTGGGCCTGGTGCTGCTGGTGAAGCTGGGACCCGTAGGTGGAGGCCTCGTGGTGGATCCGGGGCCCCAGGCCCTGGATCGGGGAGAGGGTGTTGGGGACCACCGTGGCCATGGGGATCCTCATAGGAGGGGCCaggggggaggagatgg is from Salvelinus sp. IW2-2015 unplaced genomic scaffold, ASM291031v2 Un_scaffold4191, whole genome shotgun sequence and encodes:
- the LOC112077003 gene encoding LOW QUALITY PROTEIN: BCL-6 corepressor-like (The sequence of the model RefSeq protein was modified relative to this genomic sequence to represent the inferred CDS: inserted 1 base in 1 codon; deleted 2 bases in 2 codons); translation: MVDASAACRMNPLAALGMDRSSLMRESLRVHGGMVYPGIRTLSASQKAREGVSSLPLGYDLVYKPEGLTLEGRKPGNGYVGLYKSSPPGLQRPGGGGEGLGMERRVGPGDKPSELGLNGSNGFLRLPWAVNPYADPGLYPFLDSSKYAALNMYKASFLSQPSPYLPQHLAYQSLCGGAGGSAAGAERLFYMPTYPPAPISSPLAPPMRIPMATVVPNTLSPIQGLGPRIHHEASTYGSQLHQQHQAHQQSQPHHQSHSDRQPQSQPHHQSHSDRQPQSQPHHSHNRTPQFQPHHQSHSDRQPQSQPHHQSHHDRQPQSQPQSHXDRQHNNSSSSKSSRTSSSKSSGSTIIHNSSSITSSSSAGTGISSSLPVDSTQALIMQSPRTAPHPPQTSVPPPSPLIDNSTLDIQKSLFRSPPCSTTTTTSSSPSVSHPFYMSSIASEHRSPVLSGSNTHKAKPKELGSSSEHRNVERNGERKRSQSPLKTLSSDRPAVLQAPAKDPADKPLDLSARILELEGSPNGFPPKLEALAKLGYSPAARYGLPPSRELLKETLSPSGASSKTPEXPEIISTLRSSWVVPSPTPVHDSSSSDANHNKDPSVIKHKNLENLSSPQQRSSSCPRIGEVDGAVVPSHAPAVVAPSGSRPSSASPSPKVNGDWPRSSPNYSETAPSSNRVGSHPSSGKPLKPLKKPEAQEMPFKPQQPPHLDNGHPSGHPPSHLYLPQSDGYLPPSLAYANRYLPYSVQESMSLPHMPMPGKGPVYPHPVLLGSSSLYPPRLPPKHGLPYGIPPSHGDYLTFHDSQEMVHPLMSSPHTGLDLKTSERLQELRSRPKEKIWQHHEDSAPAYKSQTQAPDTKHTRRGDRETXRSTGLGSKSLNHNPLTGAREEIVCIDLIQDDGDSDSPLTKAVSPCXKRGDPSKPVGSGSIGRNEGREAELQHMLRTGQAVELRPGQAHRQAEQQQRSQLWLGFHPSSLRPEPPALSPCPFPRHGEDSPSPAESSPISDLPEEQTLRCARTSGDRTSWDRRDQSLEGLKSRDCTFEDPTSVDRSSGDRSFWDHTHEDCTFKDRSSWDRTRVDRTCRVRSCEDRTSADHSPRERTLNESGFRNERTMDHYSDLDKDMHTDTESHEGEEYDDQGCPRARRSSLAKRIANSSGYVGDRIKCVTTELYADSSKLSREQRALQMEGLTQEDSKLSQPAAYCERAMLRFSELELKEKEEEEEGAVDLGRQPARAERGDGDGGEDRARCQGPARXGPGASALTDEAEKDGVQLTCPNNRVPVLQRCPHTEGLPPREREQAGPDLEERKRGMMMEKEERVCVLPREWSASLPTAPVEWLAQKDANPGIMPTMPTAVPGRKHAYALEPCQPLQADXQGKEREENEREEEKEETMDVPAKRARLTNGPTEPVPEELKNLKVCIELTGLRLSKPRLAQELSQWQAATQRSTEVNGSMAMTTALPNGCPEVGVTDRKVASQEDRALKRRSEVNGHAWCLEVFSHPSLCLVVLPSVPLTPAHRDRLSRTPSNTPVRKPPLQTTTPALTPFHSLAPAHPHITLTPSPPRLSDKRQRLKEHRRTSALGLGPPHTGPHPDHDPNPTGDLVAPRLRRHGDQDKPKGKRQCKTKHTSQREREREGLGPGNEELREERERERLGPGPGNEELREERERERLGPGNEELREERENKQVKEKRCRRSERRSSSLRITPTPPLPPLSPAPSSASAQPYRDPGPTPTLNPPLPTSTPASRPMLPRPQAHRQKNAGETLLQRASRLGYEVR